Proteins from a genomic interval of Heptranchias perlo isolate sHepPer1 chromosome 19, sHepPer1.hap1, whole genome shotgun sequence:
- the mych gene encoding myelocytomatosis oncogene homolog has product MPQSGNIDCELDIFPSLLEEEDFYQTCEDFLKSVEMLPTPPLPKANLCESLSNLIPSKSDQLELMSELLLDDEELLEQSFIWDLEASLKMEPSMITQDCMWSSLLATAELDRVGEKLDALPVTSPLMSEIESQFFQDLSGSGLESIGPCLGSPDQENEDQISDDEGSLSTGSGSSSSSDLEEEIDVVTIEKQTRGAGSGEEAVPRRSETRSQILASIKRCSLEIQQQHNYAAPSPQLAREQPAPKRTKTDSYLQHSSPNRSKSSSPRSSDAEDEDRRRTHNVLERQRRNELKHCLFSLRDQVPELSKNDKASKVVILRKATEYVSRLKAEEQKLIAEREKLHKKQQQLRRRLEQRTSK; this is encoded by the exons ATGCCTCAAAGTGGAAATATCGACTGTGAACTTGACATTTTCCCATCACTCCTGGAAGAGGAAGATTTTTATCAGACCTGCGAGGACTTTCTGAAGAGTGTTGAGATGTTAccaactccacccctccccaaagCCAATCTCTGCGAGTCCCTTTCCAATTTAATCCCTTCCAAGTCCGACCAGTTAGAATTAATGTCGGAGTTACTGCTGGACGATGAGGAACTCCTGGAACAGAGTTTCATTTGGGACTTAGAAGCCTCCCTGAAGATGGAGCCCTCCATGATAACGCAGGACTGTATGTGGAGTAGTTTACTGGCAACGGCAGAGCTGGACAGAGTTGGTGAGAAGTTGGATGCACTCCCTGTGACCAGTCCTTTGATGTCTGAGATCGAGTCACAATTTTTCCAGGATCTGAGTGGTTCCGGTTTAGAAAGTATCGGCCCCTGCCTGGGCAGTCCAGACCAAGAGAATGAAGATCAGATTTCAGACGATGAAGGTTCTTTGTCAACGGGCAGTGGTTCATCAAGTTCCAGTGACTTAG AAGAAGAGATTGATGTGGTGACAATTGAGAAGCAGACACGGGGGGCAGGAAGCGGCGAGGAGGCAGTACCCCGGAGGAGTGAGACTCGCTCCCAGATCCTGGCCAGCATCAAACGGTGCAGTTTGGAAATCCAGCAACAGCACAACTACGCTGCGCCCTCACCGCAACTCGCCAGGGAACAGCCAGCACCAAAACGAACCAAAACGGACAGCTACCTCCAGCACTCCTCCCCCAACAGGTCCAAGAGCTCGAGCCCCAGATCTTCTGACGCAGAGGACGAGGACAGACGGAGGACGCACAACGTCCTGGAGAGGCAGCGGAGGAATGAGTTGAAGCATTGTCTGTTTTCACTTCGGGATCAGGTGCCGGAACTTTCCAAGAACGACAAGGCCTCAAAAGTGGTCATCCTGAGGAAAGCGACAGAGTACGTCAGTCGGCTGAAGGCAGAGGAGCAGAAACTGatcgcagagagagagaaacttcacAAAAAGCAGCAGCAGCTTAGACGCAGACTCGAGCAGAGGACTTCAAAATAG